The genomic segment TTGATGTCAGCTTGTACAGTCCATGGCGAACTTGAGTTAGGTGAATTTGCAGCCAAACACATCCTCGAGTTGGAGCCTGATCATGACGGGGCTCTTGTATTATTGTCCAATATATACGCTAGAGAACAGAGATGGGGCGATGTACGGAAAATAAGACGTGTTATGGAGGAAAAGAATGTGTTCAAGGAGAAAGGTCTTAGTCGGATTGATCTAAACGGGATAGCACACGAGTTTCTCATTGGTGACAAGAGGCATAAGCAATCAGATGAGATTTATGCAACGCTAGACGATGTTGTAAGTAAACTCAAGTTAGCCGGTTATGTTCCACACTCTGGTAGCGTTTTGGTGGATGTcgaagaggaagaaaagaagGATTTGGTTCTATGGCATAGCGAAAAGCTCGCGCTCTGCTTTGGGTCTGTCTGAtgaataaggaagaagaaaaagagagaatctcGTGTGGTGTAATTAGGATAGTAAAGAATCTGAGGGTCTGTGAGGATTGTCACACGTTCTTCAAGCTCGGCTCCAAAGTGTATGAACGAGAGATCATAGTGAGAGATCGAACTAGGTTTCCACCATTATAAAGACGGTCTATGTTCTTGCAGAGATTACTGGTGAGTAGTTTCTATTTTATAGTTATGTACATACTAACTAATCTAAGTTTCTTAAGTTccattcaaatttattttagacTAGCACAAAAGTTATGTTTACTAGTGGCGTTTCATATCATGAGACATGAGACTTTAACCTTTGTAAAAGTCAGAGCCTAAAGCCAAAGTTTTTTATACTGTGATCACTCTTAAGTAACAATATAGGGTTCCAAACAATCTTCTCCAGAGATTACTTATTCAATTTTTATCGTATTTTACATTAGCCAACTCTAAACGAAGATAATGAGAAAAAGATGAGTACACATGTACAAATTACGTGGTATTAGATCTACCGGACTTCTTGGACGTCTTCGGCGACAACTCACCGGACCTCCTCCGTAGCATCTGTCTCATGCCGTCCGCCACAAGTTCTGCCGGGTTGGCGTTAAACTTGCCACAAAACGACACGTGAGCATTAACAGCTTCCTCCACCGTCGTCGTCTTCGGACTACGGCTGAATTCATCACTCACCGCCTCGGAGCAAAGCCCACAAAGCCATTTCCCGGCGAAGTTAGCTTTGACTTGACTAATGTAGTGTTGTGTACAATCTTCAGTTAAGCTGCAACATTCACACGTCACTGATTCAATCTCCATTATTGgaccaatctatctatctatagctccaaaacagaaagaaaaattttcagaatttatGATTCTCTATGGAATACTTCGTGGATATGAGAATATATGTTGAACACCAAAGgtaaattttagttatatacaCGTAATAATACACATGTTGCATGGTGGGGTTTAGATGTTGGCTCTACATTTggaacaataaataatatatattctagaGAAATTGAGAAGTAGAGGAAATGCATTATTAACACCTTGCAAATACATTATTAGTAATCGAGAAAAAGAAGTACATtatcataaaatcaaaacataaagtTATTTCTAATGACCCTAGAGCTCTTTCAACTAACGCATGCACCACATAATTCCTCGATCTCAAGTTGGGGACAGCTAGAAGGATAAACTCAATCCGAACTTTGAAAACAATATACGatttcaaaaccaaagaaatCGTAGGTTGTGACTTTTGATATGATATGTTTTTAGATGTATTTAGTCCACGTTGATGAAAGTATTTATTGTAGGATACCAATGTGTGTGTAGAactatagataaataaaaagatttgatataaacaaaaactaaggGAGGGCAAGAAGTCGCAATAATTGGCTCCATGTTCTAAGGGACATAGGATTGTGATTTGTGGAAATGGAGACAAAGGTGGTCTTGTTCAAGGGGTCCCCTTCTACCATTATTTGATGATCTTCATTTCATGcacatatcaattaattaataactaGTACTATATAACTTATGAACATAACCTACAAATTCATTATGATACAAAAAATGCATTCAATAGAAATTTATGGCTGTTCTGCAAAACCAGTTATATAGATGGCCGCCGAAAGATGCAATCGCGCACATAGGTTCTAGTAAGAATTGGACTGGTTTTGTAGAGTTTgcagaatctttttttttttcttcttgtcaatcacacattttaaaataagaGAATCACTAgttagaataataaaaaagtagGTATTAGTTAATTTCGATTATCATTTTTGCTTTGACTTCTCTAGACATTTGTTTGAGTCTT from the Camelina sativa cultivar DH55 chromosome 12, Cs, whole genome shotgun sequence genome contains:
- the LOC104732150 gene encoding uncharacterized protein LOC104732150 is translated as MEIESVTCECCSLTEDCTQHYISQVKANFAGKWLCGLCSEAVSDEFSRSPKTTTVEEAVNAHVSFCGKFNANPAELVADGMRQMLRRRSGELSPKTSKKSGRSNTT